A genomic region of Sarcophilus harrisii chromosome 6, mSarHar1.11, whole genome shotgun sequence contains the following coding sequences:
- the LOC100928231 gene encoding flocculation protein FLO11-like isoform X5, with the protein MNSNIMEAKPRPKEKMKRFLNPRRKGKLKMMAAPHKCQDFVPSLLKGKPKMMGVLQILIGLIITSFGAFLFSNTNKIGLPKSSIPRFFITRYPFWTGACYTITGVFTILNVVKYESQDHMSLYMDVLSAMVSASGIGVLFYSLSVHQFLQCVRPSAGSICIMSEILLHGILSVLLILIIIQFSIAAIVLVLKCKRTGESSADEACSTSLREPRQAVTSWKNVYFRSSEVKEPKQTENVENQLQIQIEKNPSDKNEEKKSVSLIRGYTFFKLRALGSPVTRPPPSSTPPPPTPPPPPPPPPPPPSPKVPEEKLQKQRCPTPASPSESLQISYFSDPSSSSALTQGSSFLEPCSIDKSVQVSSYSDLSSGGELTEFPPSSSTSSVSESTKCLSTSSSEDANICPKLPSVSISVQFPSVSCTTSREFVGAKRSSIRFGTKSVQCPPISGTTTPTETDNEDFLTKCLQLPNVSYTISSTDALDTSDHFALTKSVQFPSVSCTNTSIECIDASDFALTKSVQFPSLSCMATSTEDESSGLLSRTKSVQCPSESGIATSKLTKAMQFPSNSCMVTTEDSTPPGLLVLSKSIQFPPFSSRTTSPEIIDAAPSGQLVLSKSVQFPSTSGTITPTESFPPSHFSSLRPTMIDATPFSSWDHSSTLKSPPLSLPSTRRATPEATESVPPSHFSSMRQSVLDTTAYGSLDLTTSVLSPPPSVPATRRATPEATESLPPSHFSSMHQTMIDATPYGSLDITTSVKSPPPSEPATRRATPEVTETIVPSHFGSVHQSMIAATPYSSFDRTTSMKSPPPSVPATQRATPEPTESLPPSSHFGSVRQSMLAAMPFGSLDVTTSVKSPPSSVPGTRRATPEIPENQTMEDASLSGLAALTKSIQFPSISGMAMLTEVPENQSLEDTTGLLELNKAIQFPSLSSRGTLGEVPESLPPSHFSSMRPPMIDATPYGSLDLTLKSPLSSVPVTRRTTPEATESLPPSHFSSMRQSMVPATPFGSLDRTVKSPPPSVPATRRATPEPTESLPPSHFSSMRQSMVPAIPFGSLDRTTSLKSPPPSEPATRRATPEATESLPPSHFGSVRQSMIAATPFGSLDLTTSVKSPPSSVPGTAMPTEVPENQPVEDTIPASLLALTKGIQFPSISSRGASAEIPEILPPSHYSSMRQSMIDATPYSSFDRTASVKSPLSSVPATRRVTPEVTENFLPTHFGSVRQSMIAATPYSSFDRTSSVKSPPPSIPATRRATPEPTESLPPSHFGSVRQSMIDATPYSSFDRTISVKSPPPSIPATRRATPEATESLPPSHFGSVRQSMIAATPFGSLDLTTSVKSPPSSVPGTRRATPDIPEDQVLEDAALADILALTKSVQFPSISGMAMPTEIPENQPLEDTTGILALSKGIQFPSISSRAASEIPESLPSSNFSSVRQSVVDATPYGLLNLITSVNSPSSSVPATRRTTAAVSENLPPSHFGSMRQSMIDATPFGSLDLSRSVKSPLSSVPATRRATPEVTENFPPSHFGSMRQTMADTTHFGPVDLIIAVQSPSASVLTTQGSIATEVPENQFMEDSILSGRRALTKAIQFPSISGPATPIEVSENQSTEDVTLSGPLVRSKSVQFPSISGTATPTEVPENHLLSNFSSIPQSMEDATPFDLFNVTSSVQSPRSSVPVPRRSTPTEFRENRHLSTFGPATSTDISGNPPPSNFSPMTQSMEDATPSSPRLLTKSVQFPSVSGLAASTEDSGNPPPSNARLSQQKSQEILLHPI; encoded by the exons ATGAATTCCAACATCATGGAGGCAAAGCCAAGGcccaaagaaaagatgaagaggtTTCTAAATCCTCGCCGTAAAGGGAAGCTAAAAATGATGGCAGCTCCTCACAAATGTCAAGATTTTGTGCCAAGTTTGCTTAAAGGGAAGCCAAAGATGATGGGG GTTCTCCAGATCCTGATAGGTCTAATCATCACTTCATTTggagcttttttattttccaataccAACAAAATTGGCCTTCCAAAGTCAAGTATCCCTCGTTTCTTTATCACCAGGTATCCATTCTGGACAGGAGCATGT TATACCATTACAGGAGTCTTTACCATTCTTAATGTTGTGAAATATGAAAGTCAG GATCACATGAGTCTTTACATGGATGTTCTCAGTGCCATGGTCTCTGCATCTGGGATTGGCGTCCTCTTCTACAGCTTATCTGTCCATCAGTTTCTCCAATGTGTTCGCCCTTCAGCAGGCAGCATATGTATCATGAGTGAAATCCTTCTTCAT GGTATCCTGTCTGTCTTGCTGATCCTAATCATCATCCAATTCTCCATTGCTGCAATAGTCTTAGTCTTGAAGTGTAAAAGAACAGGGGAAAGCTCTGCAGATGAGGCATGTTCCACATCACTGAGAGAACCAAGACAGGCTGTGACATCTTGGAAG AATGTGTATTTCCGGTCTTCTGAAGTCAAGGAGCCCAAACAAACTGAGAATGTGGAAAACCAGTTGCAGATCCAGATTGAGAAAAATCCTTctgacaaaaatgaagaaaaaaaatcagtctccCTAATTAGGGGCTACACTTTCTTTAAACTAAGAGCTTTAGGAAGTCCTGTAACCCGCCCACCTCCTTCCTCTACCCCTCCTCCCCCAACacctcctccaccccctcccccaccaccTCCACCACCTTCCCCAAAAGTACCAGAAGAAAAGCTTCAAAAACAACGGTGCCCTACTCCAGCTTCTCCAAGTGAATCCTTGcaaatttcatatttctctgaCCCAAGTTCATCAAGTGCATTGACACAAGGATCATCTTTCTTAGAACCATGCTCAATAGACAAATCTGTGCAAGTTTCCTCATATTCAGATCTAAGTTCAGGAGGAGAACTGACAGAATTTCCTCCTTCATCCAGCACAAGTTCAGTTAGTGAATCCACAAAATGTCTCTCTACCTCCAGCTCAGAAGATGCCAATATTTGTCCCAAACTACCATCAGTGAGCATATCTGTGCAATTTCCTTCTGTCTCATGCACTACATCAAGAGAATTTGTAGGTGCCAAACGTTCAAGCATCCGTTTTGGGACCAAATCTGTGCAATGTCCTCCTATCTCAGGTACAACTACCCCAACAGAAACAGACAATGAAGATTTCCTGACCAAATGTTTGCAACTTCCTAATGTCTCATACACAATTTCTTCAACAGATGCTTTGGATACTTCAGATCATTTTGCACTGACCAAATCTGTACAATTTCCCTCTGTCTCATGCACAAATACATCAATAGAATGCATAGATGCATCTGACTTTGCACTGACCAAATCTGTGCAATTCCCTTCTCTATCATGCATGGCTACATCAACAGAAGATGAATCTTCAGGCCTCCTATCACGGACAAAATCTGTGCAATGTCCTTCTGAATCAGGCATAGCTACATCAAAACTGACCAAGGCTATGCAATTTCCTTCTAACTCGTGCATGGTTACAACAGAAGACAGCACACCTCCAGGCCTACTTGTACTAAGCAAGTCTATacaatttcctcccttctcaagCAGAACTACATCACCAGAAATCATAGATGCCGCACCTTCAGGCCAACTTGTACTGTCCAAATCTGTGCAATTCCCTTCTACCTCAGGCACAATTACACCAACAGAAAGTTTTCCTCCATCCCATTTCAGTTCACTGCGTCCAACTATGATAGATGCCACACCTTTCAGCTCATGGGACCATTCTTCAACTCTGAAATCTCCACCTCTCTCGCTCCCATCTACACGGAGGGCTACACCAGAAGCCACAGAAAGTGTTCCTCCATCCCATTTCAGTTCAATGCGTCAATCTGTACTAGATACCACAGCTTACGGCTCACTTGACCTAACTACATCTGTGTTATCTCCACCTCCCTCGGTTCCAGCTACACGAAGGGCTACACCAGAAGCCACAGAAAGTCTTCCTCCATCCCATTTCAGTTCAATGCATCAAACTATGATAGATGCTACACCTTATGGTTCACTTGATATAACTACATCTGTGAAATCTCCACCTCCCTCAGAGCCAGCTACACGAAGGGCCACACCAGAAGTCACAGAAACTATTGTACCATCCCATTTTGGTTCAGTGCATCAATCTATGATAGCTGCCACACCTTATAGCTCATTTGACCGAACTACATCTATGAAATCTCCACCTCCCTCGGTTCCAGCTACACAAAGAGCTACACCAGAACCCACAGAAAGTCTTCCACCATCATCCCATTTTGGCTCAGTGCGTCAATCTATGCTAGCTGCCATGCCTTTTGGCTCACTTGATGTGACTACATCTGTGAAATCTCCACCTTCCTCGGTTCCAGGTACACGTAGGGCTACACCAGAAATTCCAGAAAATCAAACCATGGAAGATGCCTCACTTTCAGGCCTTGCTGCACTGACTAAATCTATTCAATTTCCTTCTATCTCAGGCATGGCTATGCTAACCGAAGTCCCAGAAAATCAATCTCTGGAAGACACCACGGGCCTACTTGAGCTGAACAAAGCTAtacaatttccttctctctcaagCAGAGGCACATTAGGAGAAGTTCCAGAAAGTCTTCCACCATCCCATTTCAGTTCAATGCGTCCACCTATGATAGATGCCACACCTTATGGTTCACTTGACTTAACTCTGAAATCTCCACTTTCCTCTGTCCCAGTTACTCGAAGGACTACACCAGAAGCCACAGAAAGTCTTCCACCATCCCATTTCAGTTCAATGCGTCAATCTATGGTACCTGCCACACCTTTCGGGTCACTTGATCGAACTGTGAAATCTCCACCTCCCTCAGTCCCGGCTACACGAAGGGCTACACCAGAACCCACAGAAAGTCTTCCACCATCCCATTTCAGTTCAATGCGTCAATCTATGGTACCTGCCATACCTTTTGGCTCACTTGACCGAACTACATCTCTGAAATCTCCACCTCCCTCAGAGCCAGCTACACGAAGGGCCACACCAGAAGCCACAGAAAGTCTTCCACCATCCCATTTTGGTTCAGTGCGCCAATCTATGATAGCTGCCACGCCTTTTGGCTCACTTGACCTAACTACATCTGTGAAATCTCCACCTTCCTCAGTCCCAG GCACAGCTATGCCCACAGAAGTCCCAGAAAATCAGCCTGTGGAAGATACCATACCTGCAAGCCTACTTGCGCTGACCAAGGGTATACAATTTCCTTCTATATCAAGCAGAGGTGCATCAGCCGAAATCCCAGAGATTCTTCCACCATCCCATTATAGTTCAATGCGTCAATCTATGATAGATGCCACACCTTATAGCTCATTTGACCGAACTGCATCTGTGAAATCTCCACTTTCCTCTGTCCCAGCTACACGAAGAGTCACACCAGAAGTCACAGAAAATTTTCTTCCAACCCATTTTGGTTCAGTGCGTCAGTCTATGATAGCTGCCACACCTTATAGCTCATTTGATCGAACTTCATCTGTGAAATCTCCACCTCCCTCAATCCCAGCTACACGAAGAGCTACACCAGAACCCACAGAAAGTCTTCCTCCATCCCATTTCGGTTCAGTGCGTCAATCTATGATAGATGCCACACCTTATAGCTCATTTGACCGAACTATATCTGTGAAATCTCCACCTCCCTCAATCCCAGCTACACGAAGGGCTACACCAGAAGCCACAGAAAGTCTTCCTCCATCCCATTTCGGTTCAGTACGTCAATCTATGATAGCTGCCACGCCTTTTGGCTCACTTGACCTAACTACATCTGTGAAATCTCCACCTTCCTCGGTCCCAGGTACACGTAGGGCCACACCAGATATTCCAGAAGATCAAGTCCTGGAAGATGCCGCACTTGCAGACATTCTTGCACTGACTAAATCTGTTCAATTTCCTTCTATCTCAGGGATGGCTATGCCCACAGAAATCCCAGAAAATCAACCTCTGGAAGATACAACGGGCATACTTGCCCTAAGTAAGGGTATACAATTTCCTTCCATATCAAGCAGAGCTGCATCCGAAATCCCAGAAAGTCTTCCATCATCCAATTTCAGTTCAGTGCGTCAATCAGTGGTAGATGCCACACCTTATGGCTTACTTAACCTGATTACATCTGTGAACTCTCCATCTTCCTCTGTCCCAGCTACACGAAGAACTACAGCAGCAGTCTCAGAAAATCTTCCACCATCCCATTTTGGTTCAATGCGTCAATCTATGATAGATGCCACACCTTTTGGTTCACTTGACCTATCTAGATCTGTGAAATCTCCACTTTCCTCTGTCCCAGCTACACGAAGGGCTACACCAGAAGTCACAGAAAATTTTCCTCCATCCCATTTTGGTTCAATGCGTCAAACTATGGCAGATACCACACATTTTGGTCCAGTTGACCTAATAATAGCAGTGCAATCTCCATCTGCATCTGTCCTAACTACACAAGGGTCTATAGCAACTGAAGTCCCAGAAAATCAATTCATGGAAGATTCCATACTTTCAGGCCGCCGTGCATTGACCAAAGCTATTCAATTTCCTTCCATCTCAGGCCCAGCTACACCAATAGAAGTCTCAGAAAATCAATCCACTGAAGATGTCACACTTTCAGGCCCTCTTGTACGGTCCAAATCTGTGCAATTTCCTTCTATCTCAGGCACAGCTACACCTACAGAAGTCCCAGAAAATCATCTTCTATCCAATTTCAGTTCAATACCACAATCTATGGAAGATGCCACACCTTTTGACTTATTTAACGTGACTTCATCTGTGCAATCTCCACGTTCTTCTGTCCCAGTTCCACGAAGATCTACACCAACAGAATTCAGAGAAAATCGTCATCTATCCACTTTCG GCCCGGCTACCTCAACAGACATCTCAGGAAACCCTCCTCCATCCAATTTCAGTCCAATGACTCAATCTATGGAAGATGCCACTCCTTCAAGTCCACGTTTGCTGACCAAATCTGTGCAATTTCCTTCTGTCTCAGGCTTGGCTGCCTCAACAGAAGATTCAGGAAATCCTCCTCCATCCAAT GCCCGGCTATCTCAACAGAAGTCTCAGGAAATCCTCCTCCATCCAATTTAA